Proteins from one Cicer arietinum cultivar CDC Frontier isolate Library 1 chromosome 3, Cicar.CDCFrontier_v2.0, whole genome shotgun sequence genomic window:
- the LOC101497047 gene encoding enolase has protein sequence MASITSIKARQIFDSRGNPTVEVDITVSDGTFARAAVPSGASTGIYEALELRDGGSDYLGKGVSKAVDNVNSIIAPALIGKDPTQQTEIDNLMVXQLDGTVNEWGWCKQKLGANAILAVSLAVCKAGASVLKIPLYKHIANIAGNKNLVLPVPAFNVINGGSHAGNKLAMQEFMVLPVGATSFKEAMKMGVEVYHHLKSVIKKKYGQDAVNVGDEGGFAPNIQENKEGLELLNTAIAKAGYTGKVVIGMDVAASEFYKEDKSYDLNFKEDNNDGSQKISGNALKDLYKSFVAEYPIVSIEDPFDQDDWEHYGKMTGEIGANVQIVGDDLLVTNPKRVQKAIDSKACNALLLKVNQIGSVTESIEAVRMSKKAGWGVMTSHRSGETEDTFIADLAVGLATGQIKTGAPCRSERLAKYNQLLRIEEELGAEAVYAGTNFRTPVEPY, from the exons ATGGCTTCTATTACATCCATCAAGGCCCGTCAGATCTTCGACAGCCGTGGTAATCCAACCGTCGAG GTTGATATTACTGTCTCCGATGGTACTTTTGCTAGAGCTGCTGTTCCTAGCGGTGCATCCACTG ggaTTTACGAGGCCCTTGAGTTAAGAGATGGAGGATCTGACTATCTTGGCAAAGGTGTATCAAAG GCTGTTGACAATGTGAACAGCATCATCGCCCCGGCATTGATTGGAAAG GATCCAACTCAGCAGACAGAAATTGACAACCTTATGGTT NAGCAGCTTGATGGAACTGTTAACGAGTGGGGTTGGTGCAAACAAAAG CTTGGGGCAAATGCCATATTGGCAGTGTCGCTTGCAGTGTGCAAAGCCGGTGCTAGTGTCCTAAAAATTCCACTTTACAAG CATATTGCAAACATCGCTGGCAACAAAAACTTGGTTTTGCCTGTTCCCGCATTCAATGTCATTAACGGTGGATCACATGCAGGAAACAAACTTGCCATGCAG GAGTTTATGGTTCTTCCCGTGGGAGCCACCTCTTTCAAGGAAGCCATGAAGATGGGTGTGGAAGTCTATCACCATCTGAAG TCTGTGATTAAGAAGAAATATGGTCAAGATGCAGTAAATGTTGGTGATGAAGGTGGCTTTGCTCCCAACATTCAG GAAAACAAGGAAGGTTTGGAATTGCTAAACACTGCCATTGCCAAAGCTGGTTACACAGGcaaa GTTGTTATTGGAATGGATGTTGCAGCTTCCGAGTTCTACAAAGAAGACAAATCATATGATTTGAACTTCAAGGAAGAT AATAACGACGGCTCACAGAAGATCTCTGGGAATGCTTTGAAAGATCTCTACAAGTCATTTGTGGCAGAGTACCCAATTGTTTCAATTGAGGATCCTTTTGACCAGGATGACTGGGAGCACTATGGTAAGATGACCGGTGAAATTGGTGCCAATGTACAAATTGTTGGTGATGATCTCTTAGTTACCAACCCCAAG AGGGTTCAGAAGGCAATTGATTCAAAAGCATGCAATGCTCTTCTGCTCAAG GTCAACCAAATTGGATCTGTGACTGAGAGTATCGAAGCCGTGAGGATGTCCAAAAAGGCTGGATGGGGTGTCATGACCAGCCACCGAAG TGGAGAGACTGAGGATACCTTCATTGCTGATCTTGCTGTTGGTTTGGCAACG GGCCAAATTAAGACAGGAGCTCCATGCAGGTCAGAGCGTCTCGCTAAGTATAACCAG CTCTTGAGAATTGAGGAGGAGCTTGGTGCTGAAGCAGTGTATGCTGGAACAAACTTCCGTACCCCTGTTGAGCCCTACTAA
- the LOC101496740 gene encoding uncharacterized protein: MFLRRRSALHLRLHLLLPNSYFNNSFTLFSSQSLTFSQHQQQWLQNVQKLQSLLHQRRTKTAQRYLKFLLPSQLHPLVSKPIFLQTLLPFCSNPNTLNQVMDIYHSMKKDGFTHPMVFLNPILQTLVDSQQFEEALTLFTELVESGIRPDVFSYAKVVRAAVMLKDLNKCFELLNSMEKDGIRPFVYVYNLVLGGLCKVKKIKDARKLFDEMIHRKVVPNTVTYNTLIDGYCKVGEIEEAFSLKARMKAPYSEPNCVTYNCLLGGLCGLGRLEDARRVLQEMEGNGFLPGGFSSIIFDDHLVCANKNGLIDGNGTRVDERTYSVLLNGLCRVGRVEKAKEVLRKLENNGVIPSQISYNILVNGYCHEDDLNKALLTAEEMEQRGLKPSYITFNTLINKFCETGELEQAEKWIRKMIEKGISPTLETYNSLIHGYGMVCDFVRCFEIFEEMEKKGIMPNVISYGSLINCLCKDRKLLDAEIVLADMVGRGVSPSAEIYNMLIEASCSLSKLKDAFRFFDEMIKNGIDATVVTYNTLINGLGKNERVTEAENLFLQMTSKGYNPNVITYNSLISGYAMSGNTKKCLEWYDNLKKRGLKPSIGTFHPLINSCRKEGVVTMEKMFQEMLGMNLVPDRAVYNEMIYGYAEDGNVLKAMSLHQQMVDQGVDCDKVTYNCLILAHLRDRRVSEIKHIFDDMKAKGLVPKTDTYKILVKGHCDLKDFDGAYIWYREMVGVGLILNDRICYQLISGLREEGMLQEAHMVSSELSSRVQQLES; the protein is encoded by the coding sequence ATGTTTTTGAGAAGGCGCTCCGCACTTCATCTccgtcttcatcttcttcttcccaATTCATATTTCAACAATTCCTTCACCTTATTCTCTTCTCAATCACTCACATTTTCCCAACACCAACAACAATGGCTTCAAAACGTTCAAAAACTTCAATCATTACTACACCAACGTCGCACAAAAACCGCTCAAAGGTACCTCAAATTCCTTCTTCCCTCTCAACTTCACCCTCTCGTCTCCAAACCCATCTTTTTACAAACACTCTTACCCTTTTGCTCTAACCCCAACACTCTCAACCAAGTCATGGATATTTACCATTCGATGAAAAAAGACGGATTTACCCATCCCATGGTTTTCCTTAACCCTATTCTTCAAACCCTTGTTGATTCACAACAGTTCGAAGAAGCTCTCACTCTTTTCACCGAACTTGTTGAATCGGGTATTCGACCGGATGTTTTCTCTTACGCAAAAGTTGTTCGTGCTGCTGTTATGTTGAAGGATTTGAATAAGTGTTTTGAGTTGTTGAATTCGATGGAGAAAGATGGGATTCGACCTTTTGTTTATGTGTATAACTTGGTATTGGGTGGGTTGTGtaaagtgaaaaaaataaaagatgctCGGAAGTTGTTTGATGAAATGATTCATAGAAAAGTGGTTCCTAATACGGTGACTTATAATACGCTTATTGATGGGTATTGTAAGGTGGGTGAAATTGAGGAAGCTTTTAGCTTGAAGGCGAGGATGAAGGCTCCGTATTCGGAACCGAATTgtgttacttataattgtttgttaGGTGGTCTTTGTGGTTTGGGGAGATTGGAAGATGCTAGAAGGGTGCTGCAAGAGATGGAGGGGAATGGTTTTTTGCCTGGTGGGTTTTCGAGTATTATATTTGATGATCATTTGGTGTGTGCAAATAAAAATGGTTTAATAGATGGAAATGGAACAAGGGTTGATGAGCGTACTTATAGTGTTTTGTTGAATGGACTTTGCAGGGTAGGAAGGGTTGAAAAGGCTAAAGAGGTTTTAAGAAAGCTGGAAAATAATGGGGTTATTCCAAGTCAGATATCATATAACATATTGGTGAATGGTTATTGCCATGAGGATGACTTGAATAAAGCTTTATTGACAGCTGAAGAAATGGAACAACGGGGGTTGAAGCCTAGTTATATCACCTTCAATACcttgattaataaattttgtgaaaCTGGGGAGTTGGAACAGGCGGAGAAGTGGATTAGAAAGATGATAGAGAAGGGTATTTCTCCCACTTTGGAGACTTATAACTCTTTGATTCATGGTTATGGAATGGTGTGTGATTTTGTCAGGTGTTTCGAGATTTTTGAGGAAATGGAAAAGAAGGGGATAATGCCTAATGTCATAAGCTATGGTTCTCTGATAAATTGTCTCTGCAAAGATCGTAAGCTTCTTGACGCTGAGATTGTGCTTGCGGATATGGTAGGTCGTGGGGTTTCTCCAAGCGCGGAAATTTATAATATGCTCATTGAAGCTAGTTGCTCATTGAGTAAATTGAAAGATGCCTTCAGGTTTTTTgatgaaatgataaaaaatgGAATTGATGCGACTGTTGTGACATACAATACTCTGATAAATGGACTCGGAAAAAATGAAAGAGTAACAGAGGCTGAGAATTTGTTTCTCCAAATGACCAGCAAGGGATATAACCCAAATGTGATTACATACAATTCCTTAATCTCAGGATATGCAATGTCAGGAAACACCAAGAAATGCCTCGAATGGTACGATAATCTGAAGAAACGAGGCTTAAAACCTTCAATTGGGACTTTTCATCCTTTGATCAATTCATGCAGAAAGGAAGGTGTAGTGACAATGGAGAAAATGTTTCAAGAAATGTTAGGAATGAATTTGGTTCCAGATCGAGCTGTATATAATGAAATGATATATGGTTATGCGGAAGATGGAAATGTTTTGAAGGCAATGTCTTTACACCAACAGATGGTTGATCAGGGAGTTGATTGTGACAAGGTGACTTACAACTGCTTGATTCTAGCACACCTTAGAGATAGAAGGGTCTCAGAAATAAAGCATATTTTTGATGATATGAAGGCAAAGGGTCTAGTTCCAAAAACTGATACATATAAAATTCTGGTTAAGGGACATTGTgacttaaaagattttgatgGTGCCTACATATGGTATAGGGAAATGGTTGGCGTGGGTTTGATTCTAAATGATCGCATCTGCTATCAGCTGATATCCGGGCTTAGAGAAGAAGGAATGCTGCAAGAAGCCCATATGGTATCCTCAGAATTGAGTAGTAGAGTTCAACAACTTGAAAGCTAA
- the LOC101497715 gene encoding histone deacetylase HDT1 has product MEFWGVEVKRGESLKVDPGDDKLVHLSTACLGDVRKDKGSEPVSLYVKIGDQKLVLGTLSSEKFPQISYDLIFEKEFELSHNWKFGSVFFTGFKVESELVSDDDEDSDNFDGEDIPINAANGKPENGLKSGAKPDVIEANEKKTSDPKQNENGASGKDEESSEFDTDEDSSEDEPMANGLIESSEDDDDSDEDDEEDDDEETPKKIEGSNKRVFDSSKKTPVPVKRAKFVTPEKTGVKNGGHVDTPHPSKHASKAAANNNKQPVKQQTPKSNGDYSCKPCNRSFKTEDALGSHNKAKHSAK; this is encoded by the exons ATGGAGTTTTGGG GTGTTGAGGTAAAACGTGGAGAATCGCTCAAGGTTGATCCAGGAGATGACAAGCTTGTCCACCTTTCAACG GCATGTCTTGGGGATGTCCGCAAGGATAAAGGTAGTGAACCAGTATCCCTGTATGTGAAGATCGGTGACCAGAAGCTTGTTCTTGGAACACTTTCTTCAGAAAAATTTCCTCAGATATCTTATGATTTGATATTTGAGAAGGAATTTGAGCTATCACATAACTGGAAATTTGGGAGTGTCTTCTTTACTGGATTTAAAGTAGAATCTGAGCTGGTTTC TGATGACGATGAAGATTCTGATA ATTTTGATGGTGAAGATATTCCAATTAATGCTGCCAATG GGAAACCTGAGAACGGGTTGAAGAGTGGTGCCAAACCTGATGTAATCGAAGCTAATGAAAAGAAGACATCAGATCCAAAACAGAATGAGAATGGTGCTAGTGGTAAAGATGAAGAGTCATCTGAATTTGACACTGACGAGGATTCCAGTGAAGACGAG CCCATGGCAAATGGTCTGATAGAAAGTAGTGAAGATGACGACGATAGCGACGAGGATGATGAAGAGGATGATGATGAGGAAACACCGAAGAAG ATTGAAGGGAGCAATAAGAGGGTTTTTGATTCTTCCAAGAAAACACCTGTACCTGTGAAGAGGGCAAAATTTGTTACTCCTGAGAAGACTG GTGTGAAGAATGGTGGCCATGTTGATACTCCACACCCTTCTAAGCACGCTAGTAAAGCAGCTGCAAACAATAATAAGCAGCCAGTGAAGCAGCAGACTCCAAAGTCAAATGGGGATTACAGCTGCAAGCCCTGCAACAG GTCATTTAAGACCGAAGATGCCTTAGGTTCTCATAATAAGGCCAAGCACAGTGCCAAGTGA
- the LOC101497382 gene encoding splicing factor U2af small subunit B-like has protein sequence MAEHLASIFGTEKDRVNCPFYFKIGACRHGDRCSRLHTKPTISPTLVLSNMYQRPDMNLNFINPTPNQPQPPQPPQPESLDPDKLQEHFDDFYEDLFEELSKYGQIQSLNICDNLADHMVGNVYVQYKEEDHAANALMNLTGRFYSGRPIIVDFSPVTDFREATCRQYEENVCNRGGYCNFMHLKKISRDLRKRLFGRSRRWNDRSGSRSRSPPRSRNYEGRSYSGRGSGRRDFDRPHGNHGRRQRSRSPRHRGKRSRSPGGRDRSPPIRDRESSVERRARIEQWNREKEVEDSGNRDNKNNNDYEEPSLKNGSESGNHQI, from the exons ATGGCGGAGCATTTGGCATCGATATTCGGAACAGAGAAAGACAGAGTTAACTGTCCTTTTTACTTCAAGATCGGAGCTTGTAGACATGGCGACCGCTGTTCTCGTCTTCATACTAAGCCCACCATTAGCCCCACTCTTGTTCTCTCCAACATGTATCAAAGACCTGATATGAACCTCAACTTCATCAACCCTACCCCTAATCAACCTCAACCTCCTCAACCACCTCAACCTGAATCTCTTGACCCCGACAAGCTCCAAGAACACTTCGAT GATTTTTATGAAGATCTATTCGAGGAGCTTAGCAAATATGGGCAAATTCAGAGTTTGAATATTTGTGACAATTTGGCAGATCACATG gtTGGCAATGTATATGTTCAGTATAAAGAGGAAGACCATGCTGCCAATGCCCTAATGAATCTCACTGGAAGATTTTATTCAG GTCGGCCGATCATTGTTGACTTCTCTCCTGTTACGGATTTCCGAGAAGCTACTTGTAGGCAGTATGAGGAAAATGTCTGCAATCGTGGTGGCTATTGTAACTTTATGCACCTTAAGAAGATTAGCAG AGATTTGAGAAAGCGATTATTTGGAAGAAGTAGGCGTTGGAATGACCGTAGTGGAAGCAGAAGCCGAAGCCCTCCAAGGAGTCGTAACTATGAGGGACGTTCATATTCTGGCCGTGGTTCTGGTAGAAGGGATTTTGACAGGCCTCATGGCAACCATGGTAGGAGGCAAAGAAGCCGTAGTCCTCGGCATAGAGGAAAACGAAGTAGAAGTCCGGGGGGCAGGGATAGAAGTCCTCCTATCAGAGACAGAGAAAGTAGTGTAGAAAGGAGAGCAAGAATAGAACAATGGAACAGGGAGAAGGAAGTTGAAGATTCTGGTAACAGGGACaataagaataataatgatTATGAAGAGCCAAGCTTAAAAAATGGCAGTGAGTCTGGTAATCATCAGATATAG
- the LOC101496080 gene encoding glucomannan 4-beta-mannosyltransferase 9-like → MDHLSSITTIPDAFQGAKDDITMQFLLIWSQIKAPLIVPLLRLAVFLCLIMSVMMFIERVYMGIVITLVKLFGKKPEKRYKWEPIKDDIELGNSCYPMVLVQIPMYNEREVYQLSIGAACGLSWPSDRIIVQVLDDSTDPTIKELVQLECQRWASKGVNIKYEVRDNRNGYKAGALKEGMKHSYVKQCDLVAIFDADFQPEPDFLWRSVPFLVHNPELGLIQARWKFVNADECMMTRMQEMSLDYHFTVEQEVGSSTYAFFGFNGTAGVWRIAALNEAGGWKDRTTVEDMDLAVRASLKGWKFLYLSNLKVKNELPSTFKAYRYQQHRWSCGPANLFRKMVMEIIRNKKVSLWKKIHVIYSFFFVRKVIAHINTFVFYCIVLPATVLVPEVSVPKWGAVYIPSLITLLNAVGTPRSLHLLVFWIMFENVMSLHRAKATIIGLLEASRVNEWIVTEKLGDAVKTKVRTKALKKPRFKIQDRIHLLELGVGMYLVICGCYDVMFGKNHFYIFLFIQAMAFFIMAFGYVGTFVPNS, encoded by the exons ATGGATCATCTTTCTTCTATCACTACTATACCTGATGCATTTCAAGGTGCAAAAGATGACATCACCAtgcaatttttgttgatttggaGTCAAATAAAAGCGCCATTGATTGTTCCATTACTAAGACTAGCAGTATTTTTGTGTTTAATCATGTCGGTGATGATGTTCATTGAGAGGGTTTACATGGGGATTGTGATTACACTTGTGAAACTATTTGGGAAAAAACCAGAAAAACGTTACAAATGGGAGCCAATAAAAGATGATATTGAGTTGGGGAACTCTTGTTACCCTATGGTTCTTGTTCAAATCCCTATGTACAATGAAAGAGAG gTTTATCAATTGTCAATTGGAGCTGCGTGTGGTCTTTCATGGCCTTCTGATAGGATCATTGTACAAGTTCTTGATGACTCCACTGACCCAACAATCAAG gAGTTGGTGCAGCTAGAATGCCAAAGATGGGCAAGCAAAGGTGTGAACATAAAGTATGAAGTTAGGGACAATAGAAATGGATATAAAGCAGGAGCACTCAAAGAAGGAATGAAACATAGCTACGTGAAACAATGTGATCTTGTTGCAATCTTTGATGCTGATTTTCAACCTGAGCCTGATTTCTTGTGGCGTAGCGTTCCATTTTTGGTTCACAATCCTGAACTTGGCCTTATTCAAGCTCGTTGGAAATTTG TGAATGCGGATGAATGTATGATGACTAGAATGCAAGAGATGTCACTAGATTACCATTTTACTGTCGAACAAGAAGTTGGCTCTTCCACTTATGCCTTCTTTGGCTTCAAcg GGACTGCGGGAGTGTGGAGAATTGCGGCGCTGAATGAGGCTGGTGGGTGGAAAGATAGGACCACAGTTGAAGATATGGATTTGGCTGTTCGAGCTAGTCTCAAAGGATGGAAATTCTTATACTTGTCTAACTTGAAG GTTAAAAATGAATTGCCAAGTACTTTCAAGGCTTATCGCTACCAACAACATAGGTGGTCTTGTGGGCCGGCCAATCTTTTTAGAAAAATGGTCATGGAAATTATTAGAAATAAG AAAGTATCACTGTGGAAGAAGATACATGTAATTTATAGCTTCTTCTTTGTTCGGAAAGTCATAGCACACATCAATACGTTTGTGTTTTATTGCATTGTACTACCTGCAACAGTTTTGGTACCTGAGGTTTCAGTCCCAAAATGGGGAGCTGTTTATATCCCTTCACTCATCACTCTTCTCAATGCAGTTGGAACTCCAAG GTCACTTCATTTATTAGTCTTTTGGATTATGTTTGAGAATGTAATGTCTTTACATCGAGCAAAGGCAACTATTATTGGTCTATTGGAGGCTAGTCGAGTGAATGAATGGATTGTCACCGAGAAACTTGGAGATGCTGTCAAGACAAAAGTAAGAACTAAAGCACTGAAGAAGCCTCGTTTTAAGATTCAAGACAG GATTCACTTGTTAGAACTTGGTGTTGGAATGTATCTCGTCATTTGTGGCTGCTACGATGTTATGTTTGGGAAAAATCACTTCTACATCTTTCTTTTTATCCAAGCAATGGCCTTCTTCATAATGGCGTTTGGATATGTTGGAACTTTTGTTCCCAACTCATAA
- the LOC101496408 gene encoding peroxiredoxin-2E, chloroplastic — translation MATSLTFSRLLTSATTTSLLSPKTKTLSSNFTLPLKFNRLHPKPLRFSSSPKISATISVGDKLPESTFSYLDAAGEVQTVTLSDLTKGKKAVLFAVPGAFTPTCSQKHVPGFVEKSSELKAKGVDTIACISVNDAFVMKAWKEDLKVNDEVVLLSDGNGDFTRAIGCELDLSDKPVGLGVRSRRYALLAEDGVVKFFNLEEGGAFTFSGAEDILNVL, via the coding sequence ATGGCAACCTCTCTCACTTTCTCTAGACTCCTAACCTCTGCCACCACCACATCACTCTTATCCCCCAAAACCAAAACCCTCTCTTCCAATTTTACCCTCCCCCTCAAATTCAACCGCCTCCACCCCAAACCTCTCCGATTCTCCTCTTCCCCCAAAATCTCCGCCACAATCTCCGTCGGCGACAAGCTTCCCGAGTCAACCTTCTCCTACCTAGATGCTGCCGGAGAAGTGCAAACGGTCACACTTTCAGACCTAACAAAAGGCAAAAAGGCGGTTCTCTTCGCCGTTCCGGGAGCTTTCACACCGACGTGTTCACAGAAACACGTTCCGGGATTCGTGGAGAAGTCATCGGAGCTAAAAGCGAAGGGAGTGGACACCATCGCTTGCATTTCAGTGAACGACGCGTTCGTGATGAAAGCGTGGAAGGAGGATTTGAAGGTGAATGATGAAGTGGTTCTTTTGTCGGACGGTAACGGTGATTTCACGAGAGCGATTGGGTGTGAGCTTGATTTGAGCGATAAACCTGTTGGTTTGGGTGTTAGGTCAAGACGTTATGCTTTGTTGGCTGAAGATGGAGTCGTTAAGTTTTTCAATTTGGAGGAAGGTGGTGCTTTCACTTTCAGTGGTGCTGAAGATATCCTCAATgttctttga